The genomic stretch TAGGGATAAAACAGATATCTTGGAAGGGGTTTGTAAGAGCTGGTCCACAACTTTGtattcactcttcttgatcaatctCAAAACCTCATCGAATTCTAAGTTGATATTAGCCCCACTGGACTCTTCCACAACATCAGGTTCGTTGTTTATAATCGGTGCCTCAACTTGCGTTTTCTTCCCAACTATAGCTTTAACATTTCTTGGTGGCACCGCAGCGAATACACGCTCGCTTCTTGTGACCCCACTTACATCGATAATGTTAACGACAGAAGGCATAGAAGGTAGAGGAACCTCCTTTCCATCTTCGATCATGGTAGCTTGGTACTTGTTGGGTACGAACTTGTCAGATTGGTACGGCGTTGGACCTGATAAATAGATGACCAAAGGTGAAATTATAGAGTTGTGACCATCGAATGTAATCTTCAAGGGTTCAGGAACATTGGACTGAGGGATTATAACATTGGCATCATTCTCGAGATTTCTGGGATGGACAACAGTGATAGTTCCCGCGTCCAACAATCTTTGGATATCCTGTCGTACAAGGGGACATGCACGTGGGTTTATCGAACAAAATTCGCAGGTGGTATAATCACGTGGTGGAACAAAAAGGAGCCGAAACAAACTCTTgtgcatctcaaccaaagatcTTCTCATGAATATCACATCGTATATTTGGTAATTACCCTGACATCCTTCAACCATGTTGATAGGAGCTCCCTTAGCTTGTACCATGTTGACTTTATTGAAGTTCCTCTCTCTATCAACTCGAATAAGCCCGTTGTCTATTTCTTTTTGCAAATCTTCCCTTACAATACGGCAACCATAGAGAGTTGTACGGCAAAGTCCGCAAGCAGCATAGTTGTATGGCATCATATAAATGAGATCACCCAATTTAAGGTGCATCTCGACCAAATCTCCTTCTAAATAACATACATCGTAAACTCTGAAACTGCCAGGACAACCTTCTACCATGTTGATAGAAGCTCTTCCATGTTGAGGTAGAGGATTGACTTGTACATTTGGGTTGACATCTCTGAAAGACAGAATGCCTCTTTTGATCAATCTTTGCACCTCAGACTTTAAACTATAACAGTCTTCTAAGTTGTATCCAGTTACCCCTTGGTGGTAGGCGCAAAACTGGTCAGCTTTGTACCAATATGGAAGTTTCTTTGGAATAGGGGGAGTAGGTCTAGTTTGAATGTGCTTCTTGTCGACCAAAAATGGGAATAATTTTGTGTAAGTCATAGGTATTGGATTGAATTGCAGTCTTCTTTGAAATTGATTATTGTTGTATTATGGACGGGCCTGTTACTGAGGTTGTTGTTGTGGCTGCGGGATATTCTGCTGAATGTATTGAGGTTGTTGTTGTGTAaactgtggttgttgttgttgttgttgttgttgttggacTTGCGGTTGATATTTTTGCAAGAGCTGTGGCTGGTAGGCTGGAGCTACTGCTACAATATGTTATTGTTGATATCTCTGCCTTGGTCTTCTGTGTACCACAACACTGAcatcttgctctttcttcttAAGGAACCCAACTCTGAACTTTTTGACGCTGTTAGTTGAACCACCTTCCTTAACCTATCATTCGTTATAGACACCTTCTTTGAGttgcatccccatattcaccatgTTGGTGAAATCACTTGGTGCACTCGTTATCATATGTTCATAGTAGAAAGTGgaggagaatagcgatccaaaatgcatCAGAATTTAAAAcatttctcctttagtgatccttatgaatgggcgtgatcagtgatagaatcgttacatcttgtggtgattgaaacctttgatgcatatctaaggagcgatcatgaacgttgaatggtgagaacgcctctactcagtccacacgagCGGATTCCTTCATacttagtgctagctgctacgaatgaatGCTTTGAgtaagtgagagagagagagagagaaacgaaatttcatctggtcaaatgcttctacacaagggttctatttatagaaccactgTGTGGTAcgtaagctaaaaagcccacttaagtgtatccacttaagtgtatgtggcccatatcttatgatataccaaaatcacttaagcgcgtggcaccttaccatatttcgtattctacttaagtgcaccgtaccttatgatgttctacaattcatTTAAGTGaatcgtaccttacgatgttccttatttactctatctctcatcaatctgtccttttgtgtgtgaccctgtaggttttcgcgatattgacaattatattaaatcacgtatttaacatgataaacagtgagcaatatctagcaacacatcactgctacccaagacacaaaaaatttcatgtgatctgacaaatccttttgtgataatacttttgtgtataattacccttttacccttatatctatattgaacacaaggcatagaccgtgtcatccttgtccagttcaatattaggtccttagacatttatcctgttatgcaggatgggcaaattccatctaggtcactcatgcCCCTCAACATGTTTCGttgagtacccatcaactgtctttatggtcatccagttacggacaatgtttgatcagcaataaagcactcgactctacatctagggtctatagtggtttcaggttgaagggtggtatacaccactatcaccatgagaataacttatgacactttgcataacattctatagagtattctcatagcgggttaatccagtgtaaatattactcctaatattcatacctatgtttaagacttgataactccttatccatgatccatgagatgtgatcatcattCTATATCaataatagtcttaatgctttaatgttatcccacttcacaacaaagcccgactacgaatactttaataatagtgtccttatgtttaatgagatctcatgattaagtcacacttgatacattaaacgggctatctattctatggactttattaaacaaacataataaagaaaaagccttttattattaataaatagttcgacacaagtaccaaaagtattggcctctagggcttgCACCAACAATCTCCCAGTAGCATTAGAGCCAATCAAGCATACCCCTAATtcccatagatctagtatggccatcatgcttctgctacgcaagaggctttgtcagtgggtcagcaatattggCAAGTGTAGGTACTATgtatattttcacatctcctctatatattatctctcgaatgaggtgataacgcctaagtatgtgtttggatcgttggtgagatctaggctccttagcttgtgcggTAGCACCATTGTTATGACAATAGAGACCAATGTGATCCACAGTGCTAtgaactatgccaagttcactaatgaactttttgatccaaacatcttcctttgctgcacatgaggcaacaatatacttggcctcggttgtagaatcagtaactgtatcttgctttgaacttttccagctcacagcgccaccgtttaagcaaaacacataaccagattgtgatctaaagtcatccttatatGTATGGAAGCTAGCACGGTGTATCCAATTATAACAAGCTCTTCATGACCttcatatatcaagaatgagtccttagtccttctcaaatacttaaggatattcttgacagctacccaatgagcatcatcgggatcagattggtacctactcgttgcacttaaagcatacgagatatctagtcgagtacataacatgacatacatgatagatcctattgcaaatgcatatggaatcttattcatgcgatccctttcttccttagttgaaggggattgtgtttttgatagacacggaccatgttgcataggtatgaatcctttcttggaatcatgcatattaaatcgtatcagcactttgtctatgtatgtagtctgacttaggccaagcagtttttgtgatctatctaTATAGATcctaattcctaatatataggctgtttcacctaggtccttcatagaaaagcatttccccaaccaagactttacttgttgcagggtagggacatcgtttccaatgagtaatatgtcatatacatataataccaggaagatgatcatgctcccactaaccttcttgtagacacaaggctcatcttcattcttgatgaatccatattattttactgtttcgtcaaaacaaagattccagcttaTGGAAacttgcttcaatccatagattgatctttgtaacttacatatcttttgggcttcttctggtatgtcaaatccttcaggctgtgtcatgtacacatcctcaagaagattcctattaaggaaagcagttttgacatccatatgccatatttcataatcatgatatgcagcgatatcaagtaaaatccgaacagatttaagcattgcaactggtgaaaaggtttcatcatagtcaaccccatgaatttgtttatatccttttgcaactagtcttgccttataggtatgtacctttccatccatgccagtcttctttttgaagacccacttgcatcctatagggttaactcctacaggaggctctaccaaggtccaaacctggtttgtgtacatggaatccatttcagattcatggcttctagccacttctcagactcgggaccagttatggcctcctggtaggtcacaagctcatcttgatccatgagtaatacatcaccttgatcagttatgagatatccatatctctcaggtaggtgaggtatcctgcttgacctacgttggtcttgttctacttgagcaagttgctcttccacaactacttgtgtttccttctctaattcctccataggtgtatcaatgctttgtgattcttgaatttcttcaagctctactttccatccactgattcctttggaaataaaaccttttctaggaaaactccagttcgagcgacggacactttgccctcagaaggattgtagaagtaataccctcttgtttctttaggatgCCGCATAAATAAGAATTTGttagatttgggctcaagcttagttgaaatttgtcgtttcaaATAAACTTTGCAACctcaaatcttcatgtaagacatatgtggtttcttaccacttcatatctcatatggtgtcttctcaacctttttggatggaacacggttaagtgtgtaagctgttgtcaatagtgcatgtccccaaaaggtgtttggaagatcggcgtgactcatcatggatcggaccatgtctaacaaggttcgatttcttctctcagatacaccgttccattggggtgttccaagaggagtaagttgggatag from Lathyrus oleraceus cultivar Zhongwan6 chromosome 7, CAAS_Psat_ZW6_1.0, whole genome shotgun sequence encodes the following:
- the LOC127103946 gene encoding uncharacterized protein LOC127103946 — encoded protein: MVEGCPGSFRVYDVCYLEGDLVEMHLKLGDLIYMMPYNYAACGLCRTTLYGCRIVREDLQKEIDNGLIRVDRERNFNKVNMVQAKGAPINMVEGCQGNYQIYDVIFMRRSLVEMHKSLFRLLFVPPRDYTTCEFCSINPRACPLVRQDIQRLLDAGTITVVHPRNLENDANVIIPQSNVPEPLKITFDGHNSIISPLVIYLSGPTPYQSDKFVPNKYQATMIEDGKEVPLPSMPSVVNIIDVSGVTRSERVFAAVPPRNVKAIVGKKTQVEAPIINNEPDVVEESSGANINLEFDEVLRLIKKSEYKVVDQLLQTPSKISVLSLLMSYEAHREALKKVIEQDYVDHDVMIEQFHNIVANITVCHNLSFSHEELPAEGKNHNMALHISMNYLNDFLSNVLVDTCSSLNVMPKSTMYRLAFQGAPMRYSGVIIKAFGDSKNTVIGEVALPMTIGPHIFQVTFQVMDIYVSYSCLLGLPWIHEAMFVTSTLHQRLKFVRNGKLVTVCGEEALVVSHISLFYFVDAEDEVGTQFHTLSIADKDVQDNGASIHSFNDAR